Proteins from a single region of Rhodovibrio salinarum DSM 9154:
- a CDS encoding aldo/keto reductase, giving the protein MTATTDQQTIISSYGVRVPALGFGTFTLEGAVCRDMVKAALSIGYRHVDTAKRYGNEEAVGAGIRESEVPRDQVFLTSKVWMDQLHYDDLTAAADDSLTKLQTDYLDLLLIHWPNARVPLSESLRALADLQRAGKVRYVGVSNFTVGLMQEAVEQNGADIVCNQVEYHPFLNQQPVLQEARRLGLFLTAYCPLAQGRVPNDPTLQAIGEKHGKTAAQVALRWLVEQGDVAAIPKSSSVEHARANFEIFDFALDREDQARIAQLMGGTRVIDPSWAPQWDPA; this is encoded by the coding sequence ATGACGGCGACGACCGATCAACAGACGATCATTTCCTCCTACGGTGTGCGTGTGCCCGCGCTCGGCTTCGGCACCTTCACGCTCGAGGGGGCGGTTTGCCGCGATATGGTGAAAGCGGCGCTGTCGATCGGTTATCGCCATGTCGACACGGCCAAAAGGTACGGCAACGAGGAGGCCGTGGGCGCCGGCATCCGGGAATCGGAAGTGCCGCGCGATCAGGTGTTCCTGACCTCCAAGGTCTGGATGGATCAACTGCACTACGATGACCTGACCGCGGCCGCCGACGACAGTCTGACCAAGCTGCAGACCGACTATCTGGATCTATTGCTGATCCACTGGCCGAACGCGAGGGTGCCGCTGTCGGAATCGCTGCGCGCCCTGGCGGATCTGCAGCGCGCCGGCAAGGTGCGTTACGTCGGCGTGTCCAACTTCACGGTGGGCTTGATGCAGGAAGCTGTGGAGCAGAACGGCGCGGACATCGTCTGCAACCAGGTCGAATACCACCCTTTCCTGAACCAGCAGCCGGTGCTTCAGGAAGCACGTCGGTTGGGGCTGTTCCTAACCGCTTACTGTCCGCTCGCCCAGGGGCGGGTGCCGAACGATCCGACGCTGCAGGCGATCGGCGAGAAGCACGGCAAGACGGCCGCACAGGTTGCGCTGCGCTGGCTGGTCGAGCAGGGCGACGTTGCGGCGATCCCGAAATCGTCTTCGGTCGAGCACGCCCGCGCCAATTTCGAGATCTTCGATTTCGCGTTGGATCGGGAGGATCAGGCGCGGATCGCTCAGCTGATGGGCGGCACGCGGGTCATCGATCCGTCCTGGGCGCCGCAATGGGATCCGGCGTAA
- a CDS encoding NUDIX hydrolase, which produces MTAPDSPFVRKIPQGDDRERLVCGDCGFVYYQNPKIVVGSVVEYDRRILLCRRAIPPCVGYWTLPAGYLELNEGAEAGARREAWEEATADIAIDQLLAVYTIERISQVQLIYRASLTTPDIAAGPESQEVALFDWDALPWSELAFPSVHWALKHFDEVRGHRAFAPRANPPEALDTMPPPAGQSA; this is translated from the coding sequence ATGACCGCGCCCGATTCCCCATTCGTCCGGAAGATTCCGCAGGGTGACGACCGAGAGCGTCTCGTCTGCGGCGATTGCGGCTTCGTTTACTACCAGAACCCGAAGATCGTTGTCGGCTCGGTGGTCGAATACGATCGCCGTATCCTGCTGTGCCGCCGCGCGATTCCGCCCTGCGTGGGCTACTGGACGCTCCCGGCAGGCTATCTGGAGTTGAATGAGGGAGCCGAAGCGGGCGCGCGTCGGGAAGCCTGGGAAGAAGCGACCGCCGATATCGCAATCGACCAGTTGCTGGCGGTCTACACGATCGAGCGGATCAGTCAGGTGCAGCTGATCTACCGGGCTAGCCTGACCACGCCTGACATTGCGGCCGGACCGGAAAGTCAGGAGGTTGCCCTGTTCGACTGGGATGCGTTGCCGTGGTCGGAGCTCGCGTTTCCAAGCGTGCACTGGGCGCTCAAGCATTTCGACGAGGTGCGCGGGCACCGCGCCTTCGCTCCCCGCGCGAACCCGCCGGAGGCGCTGGACACGATGCCTCCACCGGCCGGCCAATCGGCCTAG
- a CDS encoding alpha/beta hydrolase family esterase, with protein MFAAAYLIPGDADACGGVDAPCRVELGRYYSAAVPKADDRSVQGAVIFLHGYKGSGRRVIQNAALVRAVQSAGHLLIAPHGRDGTWNHVGSPADHDRDELAFLEQVRRDAVQRFALAGKPLLLAGFSQGASMVWDVACYRGGDYTAFAAVAGAFWRPLPEACPAPGIDLMHIHGLSDEVVPLEGRPIGDNWRQGDTVRALGLLKRHNACPAAPDRQGTDDGLRCRMWTSCARGRLKVCLHDGGHRLEPGWISKALAWMETRDG; from the coding sequence ATGTTTGCGGCGGCTTATCTGATACCGGGGGATGCCGATGCCTGCGGCGGCGTCGACGCGCCGTGCCGGGTCGAGCTGGGCCGCTACTACTCCGCCGCCGTGCCAAAGGCGGATGACCGTTCGGTTCAGGGGGCGGTGATCTTCCTGCACGGCTACAAGGGTAGCGGTCGTCGGGTGATCCAGAACGCGGCCCTGGTCCGGGCGGTGCAGTCGGCCGGCCATCTGCTGATCGCCCCGCACGGTCGGGACGGCACCTGGAACCACGTTGGCTCTCCCGCCGATCACGACCGCGACGAGCTGGCTTTCCTGGAGCAGGTGCGCCGGGACGCCGTGCAGCGGTTCGCCCTGGCCGGTAAGCCGCTGCTCCTCGCGGGCTTCTCGCAGGGCGCGTCGATGGTTTGGGACGTTGCCTGCTATCGCGGCGGCGACTACACGGCCTTTGCGGCGGTCGCGGGGGCGTTCTGGCGACCGCTGCCGGAGGCCTGTCCGGCCCCGGGCATCGATCTAATGCATATCCATGGTCTGAGCGACGAGGTGGTGCCGCTGGAAGGCCGCCCGATCGGCGACAATTGGCGGCAGGGCGATACGGTGCGCGCGCTTGGCCTGCTCAAGCGGCACAATGCCTGTCCGGCCGCACCCGATCGACAGGGGACGGACGACGGGCTGCGATGCCGGATGTGGACCTCGTGTGCGCGCGGCCGGCTCAAGGTCTGCCTGCACGATGGCGGGCACCGGCTGGAGCCCGGCTGGATCTCAAAGGCGCTCGCCTGGATGGAGACCCGCGACGGCTGA
- the hisI gene encoding phosphoribosyl-AMP cyclohydrolase translates to MSNEVDALRLSETAAVAFADAVAFDSHGLVPVVAQQHDSGEVLMLAWMNREALIATLTGGRVTYWSRSRQAMWRKGDTSGHIQELVEARVDCDGDTLLLLIRQTGAACHTGARSCFYRRAGEAGPEPL, encoded by the coding sequence ATGAGCAATGAGGTGGATGCTTTGCGGCTGAGCGAGACGGCTGCGGTCGCTTTCGCTGACGCGGTCGCGTTCGACAGCCACGGCCTCGTCCCCGTCGTTGCCCAGCAGCACGACAGCGGCGAGGTGTTGATGCTCGCCTGGATGAACCGCGAGGCCTTGATCGCGACCCTGACGGGCGGTCGGGTGACCTACTGGTCGCGCTCCCGGCAGGCGATGTGGCGCAAGGGGGATACCAGCGGGCACATCCAGGAACTGGTCGAGGCCCGGGTCGACTGCGACGGCGACACGCTACTGCTGTTGATTCGGCAGACCGGCGCGGCTTGCCACACTGGGGCGCGCAGCTGTTTCTATCGACGTGCCGGAGAGGCCGGCCCGGAGCCGCTGTAA
- a CDS encoding sensor histidine kinase, whose translation MAAGPISTGLADTAPAHTQAAYTQPARDETAALRAELARTRARLDDISRLVSDWIWEVDRNARIVSVSPRVMAALGYHPMELVGRPFTEVIGLELPITASHPDGPVHARPFRDREVQITNHCGQPRSFRLSGLPVFCQTTGRFEGYRGTAQDVTELRAREAALLEAKNTAEEANRTKSDFLAQMSHELRTPLNAILGFSEIMQSEALGPIGTPQYKGYIADIATSAQHLSQMINDVLDVAKLEAGKFQIYEDVVNPAELIDRALRIVTPRARDAGVELTKPQIPAGITLLADEQKLLQVLLNLLSNAIKFTPSGGHVSLKAEVDGTGAYGLSITDTGIGMSAKDQEVALSPFGQVDSSLSRRYEGTGLGLPLSKALVELHGGRLEIDSAPEAGTSVRVTLPIGRVEAAA comes from the coding sequence ATGGCCGCTGGCCCGATATCCACGGGACTGGCGGATACGGCTCCCGCGCACACGCAGGCAGCGTACACGCAGCCGGCGCGCGACGAGACGGCGGCCCTGCGCGCCGAGTTGGCCCGCACGCGCGCGCGGCTCGACGACATCTCCCGCCTGGTCTCGGACTGGATCTGGGAGGTCGACCGCAACGCACGTATCGTCTCGGTTTCGCCACGGGTCATGGCGGCCCTGGGCTATCATCCGATGGAGCTGGTCGGCCGCCCCTTCACCGAGGTGATCGGTCTTGAGCTGCCGATCACGGCCTCCCATCCCGACGGGCCGGTCCACGCCCGCCCGTTTCGCGACCGGGAAGTCCAGATCACGAACCACTGCGGCCAACCCCGGAGCTTCCGGCTGTCGGGTCTGCCGGTGTTCTGTCAGACCACCGGCCGGTTCGAAGGCTACCGCGGCACGGCGCAGGATGTGACCGAACTGCGCGCGCGCGAAGCCGCGCTTTTGGAAGCCAAGAACACCGCCGAGGAAGCCAACCGCACGAAGAGCGATTTCCTGGCGCAGATGAGCCACGAGCTGCGCACGCCGCTGAACGCGATCCTGGGCTTTTCGGAGATCATGCAGAGTGAAGCCCTGGGCCCGATCGGAACGCCGCAATACAAAGGCTACATCGCCGACATCGCCACCAGCGCCCAGCACCTGTCCCAGATGATCAACGACGTCCTCGACGTCGCCAAGCTGGAGGCGGGCAAGTTCCAGATCTACGAAGACGTGGTGAACCCCGCCGAGTTGATCGACCGGGCGCTGCGGATCGTCACGCCCCGCGCCCGCGACGCCGGCGTCGAGCTCACAAAACCGCAGATTCCAGCCGGCATCACCCTGCTCGCGGACGAACAAAAGCTGCTACAGGTGTTGCTGAACCTGCTGTCAAACGCGATCAAGTTCACGCCCAGCGGCGGGCATGTGTCCTTGAAAGCCGAAGTCGACGGCACAGGTGCGTACGGGCTGTCGATCACGGACACCGGAATCGGCATGAGCGCAAAGGATCAGGAGGTCGCGCTCTCTCCGTTCGGGCAAGTCGATAGCTCGCTCTCCCGCCGCTACGAAGGAACCGGGCTCGGCCTGCCGCTGTCGAAGGCGCTGGTGGAACTGCACGGCGGCCGGCTGGAGATCGACAGTGCGCCCGAGGCCGGGACGTCCGTGCGCGTTACCCTGCCCATCGGGCGGGTCGAAGCGGCCGCCTGA
- a CDS encoding DUF2336 domain-containing protein: MAQPDHVADLLELARDRSLAARQTLVDMIGDLFCERSSVLSERERALMTEILEKLVGGFETDVRRQLADRLADKPAAPPGLLDVLANDEIEVARPVLMRSRVLREADLIAVVRNRTRQHQLAVAMRQEVSAPVADALVGTGDSGVIEALLRNESAQISQATMDYLVEQAQTVDSFQEPLVWRGDLAPALAQRLYWFVSAALRERLLARFDIQPNALDDALEAATQVLTDTVETHPDQPTAAQKLARHIAQTHGIDQALLLKTLRAGEIPLFEALFAELSGIRPPRLQHVLYETGGKGLAIVCKALDIDKATFTPIYLLSRKGESGAQVVNPKALSSVMSFFTRVRMADAQEVLRSWQRDHRYQDALLTLAEDLCVDSGRP, from the coding sequence ATGGCACAACCCGATCACGTTGCAGATCTGCTGGAGCTTGCCCGCGACCGGTCTCTGGCCGCCCGGCAGACCCTTGTCGACATGATCGGCGACCTCTTCTGCGAGCGCAGCTCGGTCCTAAGCGAACGCGAGCGCGCGCTGATGACCGAAATTCTGGAAAAGCTGGTCGGCGGATTCGAAACCGACGTACGCCGGCAGCTGGCCGACCGGCTGGCCGACAAACCGGCCGCCCCACCCGGTCTGCTCGATGTCCTGGCAAACGATGAGATCGAGGTGGCGCGCCCGGTGTTGATGCGTTCGCGCGTCCTGCGCGAGGCTGATCTGATCGCCGTCGTGCGCAACCGAACCCGCCAGCACCAGCTGGCCGTCGCGATGCGCCAGGAAGTCAGCGCGCCGGTCGCGGACGCGCTGGTGGGAACCGGCGACAGCGGCGTGATTGAAGCGCTGTTGCGTAACGAAAGCGCGCAAATCTCGCAAGCCACGATGGATTATCTGGTGGAGCAGGCGCAGACGGTCGACAGCTTTCAGGAACCCTTGGTCTGGCGCGGCGATCTGGCCCCGGCGCTGGCCCAACGCCTGTACTGGTTCGTCTCGGCCGCGCTGCGGGAACGGCTGCTGGCCCGCTTCGACATTCAGCCAAACGCACTCGACGACGCGCTGGAAGCTGCCACCCAAGTGCTGACCGATACCGTCGAGACGCATCCCGACCAACCGACAGCGGCGCAAAAGCTGGCCCGGCACATCGCCCAGACGCATGGCATCGACCAAGCTCTTTTGCTGAAGACGCTACGCGCCGGTGAGATTCCGTTGTTCGAGGCGCTGTTTGCCGAACTAAGCGGCATCCGCCCACCGCGCCTGCAGCACGTGTTGTACGAAACCGGCGGCAAAGGGCTGGCCATCGTCTGCAAGGCGCTGGACATCGACAAGGCAACCTTCACCCCGATCTACCTCCTAAGTCGCAAGGGCGAGAGCGGCGCGCAGGTCGTCAATCCCAAGGCGCTCTCCAGCGTGATGAGCTTTTTCACCAGGGTCCGTATGGCGGACGCTCAGGAGGTGTTGCGCAGCTGGCAACGCGACCACCGCTATCAGGACGCCCTCCTGACACTCGCGGAGGACCTCTGTGTCGATTCCGGACGGCCCTAA
- the mdoH gene encoding glucans biosynthesis glucosyltransferase MdoH has product MAERSMRVSTDSSLPNGTGAASLGRTAAGRPEHLHSQDIHTASDSCEKPSSSHERIGWRRAAFATLCGGTWLAAVATMAALLAGDGLAPVESLLLLCFCLSIPMVVIGFWNSVIGAAVMLAARNHLDVVAPFHRNRVKRSSARVAIVMPVFNEDTDRVFRHLQKLLASLDSLGVGGRYEVFLLSDSTDPEIRADEQRRLRAWQCADADGAARLHYRHRTENQGYKAGNLWAFVETRGQDFDYMVVLDADSAMHGRTVDRLVRIMDANPRLGILQSLAVGMPTESAFARLFQFGMRHGMLVHTVGAAWWQGGSCPYWGHNAVIRTDAFKQFCHLEPLPGTPPLGGDILSHDQVEAALMRAGGYEVRVLPVEGGSYEEMPPTLPDFIKRDLRWCQGNMQYLKLLGKPWFTGMGRVNLTLAILMYTGAPAWLLFMILGMSQAVIGTFGPQLEMGGFMGRPGPEVAIALFVTMMGITFAPKLIGYTHALLDPSRRRAYGGALHVLGGGLAELVFSMLIAPVVMLAQSVFVAGLALGRKVKWEAQVRDGHRVSWRDAVTGMWPQTAFGLLAGGLLAAFAPAVLPWAAPVLIGLLLAVPMTVVSSSPRLGRRLARLGVCAIPEERRPGAPVPTRTRGAGDEPGTGQAGFPQRATGSRVD; this is encoded by the coding sequence ATGGCTGAGCGATCGATGCGCGTCTCAACTGACAGCAGCTTGCCCAACGGCACCGGCGCCGCGTCCCTCGGCCGGACAGCTGCCGGGCGTCCGGAACACCTCCACAGTCAGGACATTCACACTGCGTCTGACAGCTGTGAGAAACCCTCCAGCTCTCACGAGCGAATCGGCTGGCGCCGGGCGGCGTTCGCGACGCTGTGCGGGGGCACCTGGCTGGCTGCGGTCGCCACGATGGCGGCGCTGTTGGCCGGCGACGGTCTGGCGCCGGTGGAATCGCTGCTGCTGCTGTGTTTCTGCCTGTCGATTCCGATGGTGGTGATCGGCTTCTGGAATTCCGTGATCGGCGCCGCCGTTATGTTGGCCGCCCGCAACCATCTGGACGTGGTGGCGCCGTTTCATCGCAACCGGGTGAAACGCTCAAGCGCCCGGGTGGCGATCGTCATGCCGGTGTTCAACGAGGACACCGATCGCGTCTTCCGCCATCTGCAAAAGCTTCTAGCCTCCTTGGATAGCCTTGGGGTGGGCGGTCGTTACGAGGTGTTCCTGCTGTCCGACAGCACCGATCCCGAAATCCGCGCGGACGAGCAGCGCCGCCTGCGTGCCTGGCAGTGCGCGGACGCGGACGGTGCGGCGCGGCTGCACTACCGCCACCGCACGGAAAACCAGGGCTACAAGGCCGGCAACCTGTGGGCGTTCGTCGAGACCCGCGGTCAGGATTTCGACTACATGGTCGTGCTCGACGCCGACAGTGCGATGCACGGGCGCACGGTCGATCGGCTGGTGCGGATCATGGACGCCAACCCGCGGCTTGGGATTCTGCAGTCGCTGGCTGTGGGTATGCCGACCGAGAGCGCGTTCGCGCGTCTTTTCCAGTTCGGCATGCGCCACGGCATGCTGGTGCATACCGTGGGCGCGGCCTGGTGGCAGGGCGGTTCCTGCCCCTACTGGGGCCACAACGCGGTGATCCGTACCGACGCCTTCAAGCAGTTCTGCCACCTGGAGCCGTTGCCGGGCACGCCGCCGCTGGGCGGCGACATCCTGAGCCACGATCAGGTGGAAGCCGCGCTGATGCGCGCTGGCGGCTATGAGGTCCGGGTGCTGCCCGTCGAGGGCGGCAGCTACGAGGAGATGCCGCCGACCCTGCCGGATTTCATCAAGCGCGACCTGCGTTGGTGCCAGGGCAACATGCAGTACCTGAAACTGCTCGGGAAGCCATGGTTCACCGGCATGGGCCGGGTGAACCTGACCCTGGCCATCCTGATGTACACCGGCGCGCCGGCGTGGCTCTTGTTCATGATCCTGGGCATGAGCCAGGCCGTCATTGGCACTTTCGGCCCGCAGCTGGAGATGGGTGGCTTCATGGGGCGGCCGGGCCCGGAGGTCGCGATCGCCCTGTTCGTCACCATGATGGGCATCACCTTCGCGCCCAAGCTGATCGGCTACACCCACGCCCTGCTCGATCCCAGCCGTCGGCGCGCCTACGGCGGCGCGTTGCACGTGCTCGGCGGCGGGCTGGCGGAGCTCGTGTTCTCCATGCTGATCGCGCCGGTCGTCATGCTGGCACAGAGCGTGTTCGTCGCCGGCCTGGCCCTGGGGCGCAAGGTCAAGTGGGAAGCGCAGGTGCGTGACGGTCACCGGGTGTCCTGGCGCGATGCAGTGACGGGCATGTGGCCGCAGACGGCATTCGGGCTGCTTGCCGGTGGCTTGCTCGCGGCGTTCGCGCCGGCCGTGCTGCCCTGGGCGGCGCCGGTCTTAATCGGCTTGCTGCTTGCCGTCCCGATGACGGTCGTCAGCTCGTCGCCCAGGCTGGGGCGCCGGCTGGCGCGTCTGGGCGTCTGCGCGATCCCGGAGGAGCGGCGGCCCGGTGCGCCAGTGCCCACCCGCACCCGGGGCGCCGGTGACGAGCCCGGCACGGGGCAAGCCGGCTTTCCCCAGCGCGCGACCGGCTCGCGGGTCGATTGA
- a CDS encoding aminotransferase produces the protein MTERSHNLSLEEMDRQSVLHPFTHAKDYAAGELGDLRIVTGGSGVTIHDQKGRAYLDGFAGLYCVNVGYGRKEIADAIHAQASQLAYYHAYAMHSNEPTIRLSDRLLRNAPNNMQRVYYGMSGSDANETQAKLVWYYNNVRGKPEKKKIIARQRGYHGASVCSGSMTGLPVFHQAFDLPMERIKHAATPHYYWNARKGESEQEFSKRLAAELDAQIEAEGPETVAAFIGEPVLGTGGIIPPPEGYWAEIQKVLDKHDVLLIADEVVCGFGRTGSYYGSQHYGMKPDLVTIAKGLTSAYVPLSGAMIGEKVWEVLQQGSDQFGPFSHGYTYSAHPLGAAAALANLDILEGEDLTGNARDTGGYLQQRLHETFDGHPLVGEVRGVGLLAALEFVADPASQTAFDPGHKVGAKIAGACLERGLIARALPHGDILGFAPPLSITRAEVDRLVETSKEAVDALTDQLTREGLLNAA, from the coding sequence ATGACTGAGCGCAGCCACAATCTCTCGCTGGAGGAGATGGACCGGCAGTCCGTCCTGCACCCGTTCACGCACGCCAAGGACTATGCGGCCGGGGAACTGGGCGACCTGCGCATCGTCACCGGTGGTTCCGGGGTCACGATCCACGATCAGAAGGGGCGCGCGTACCTCGACGGCTTCGCCGGCCTGTACTGCGTGAACGTCGGCTACGGCCGCAAGGAGATCGCGGATGCGATCCACGCGCAAGCGAGCCAACTGGCCTACTACCATGCCTACGCCATGCATTCGAACGAGCCGACGATCCGCCTGTCGGATCGGCTGCTGCGCAACGCGCCGAACAACATGCAGCGGGTCTACTACGGCATGTCCGGCTCGGACGCGAACGAGACCCAGGCGAAGCTGGTCTGGTACTACAACAACGTGCGCGGCAAGCCGGAGAAGAAGAAGATCATCGCCCGCCAGCGCGGCTACCATGGCGCCAGCGTCTGCTCCGGCTCGATGACCGGCCTGCCGGTGTTCCACCAGGCTTTCGACCTGCCGATGGAGCGGATTAAGCATGCCGCCACGCCGCACTACTACTGGAATGCGCGCAAGGGCGAGAGCGAGCAGGAGTTCTCCAAGCGGCTGGCGGCCGAGTTGGACGCGCAGATCGAGGCCGAGGGGCCCGAGACGGTCGCCGCCTTCATCGGCGAGCCGGTGCTCGGCACCGGTGGCATCATCCCGCCGCCCGAGGGCTATTGGGCGGAAATCCAGAAGGTGCTGGACAAGCACGACGTGCTGTTGATCGCTGACGAGGTGGTTTGCGGCTTCGGACGGACCGGCAGTTACTACGGTTCGCAGCACTACGGCATGAAGCCGGACCTGGTGACGATCGCCAAGGGGCTGACCAGCGCTTACGTGCCGCTGTCGGGCGCGATGATCGGCGAGAAGGTCTGGGAGGTGCTGCAGCAGGGATCCGACCAGTTCGGTCCGTTCAGCCACGGCTACACCTATTCCGCCCACCCGCTGGGCGCGGCCGCGGCGCTGGCCAACCTGGACATCCTGGAAGGCGAGGACCTGACCGGCAATGCCCGCGACACCGGCGGCTACCTGCAGCAGCGTCTGCACGAGACGTTCGATGGTCACCCGCTGGTTGGCGAGGTGCGCGGGGTTGGCCTGCTGGCCGCGCTGGAGTTCGTCGCCGACCCGGCCAGCCAGACTGCATTTGATCCCGGCCATAAGGTCGGCGCCAAGATCGCCGGTGCCTGCCTGGAGCGTGGGCTGATCGCCCGGGCCCTGCCGCACGGCGACATTCTGGGTTTCGCCCCGCCGCTGTCGATCACCCGCGCGGAGGTTGACCGTCTGGTCGAGACGTCGAAGGAAGCCGTCGACGCGCTCACCGATCAGCTCACCCGCGAAGGCTTGCTCAACGCGGCGTAA